The Drosophila simulans strain w501 chromosome 3R, Prin_Dsim_3.1, whole genome shotgun sequence genome contains the following window.
AAGTTAACGATATATACCCAACTAAATGTTGCGAATTGGGGCTTAGAtgggaaaataaatggaaCCCGAAACCTCGTTAGCCGGATCCCCAATGTTTGATTATTACAGACCATTTACTATCCGCCGGCTATCAATTACAGAATGATTGGTCCTCGATTGACAATCAACTTCCTGATTTTTAATGCACTTGCCCACATGCCATTATGGGTTATTtcctttatttgatttaaagcTGGCCAACATGGCAATCACATATCTTTAAGTTTTATCTTTCGATATGAATATGACTCGTACATGTTTTCTTTTGAGTGCACATCTTTGATTACAATCGCTGGCTGTCTGCTTGTCAGCTGGCTGCGGCTTTTTATGGCTACATTAGAGTCGGAAGCTGTTTGGGATGAACCGCTCCGAAGTGGCGGCGGCATCACCATCACCCAGCATCATCACCCCACATCCTGCCCAGCGCCCCAAATCCTTTGCAGCCCAGCCCGGTCCTCCTGCTGCCGTCTCCTTCCATGTTCAACATGGGCTTACATCGCACACCCCGGACCGGGGCTCATCTCTTAATTAGTTAAACATTGAGTGTCTGGCTGGCTTCTTGGGAGGGAAATTCGCCTTGTTGACtcttggatttggattttaatttgcagcaATTTTCAGCGGCtggtggatggatgggtgctgggtggtgggtggtgttaGTGTTTCATTGCCCGCCCGGCAGCAGCGCAATGGAATTATCATcatcaaaaatgtaaatttatgtttgcatCGCAGCGATTTATTATCTCGCTCGCACTGAATTTACCCACCTCCAAGTGGACGACGACTATATTTATGAGTCCGACTTTCTTGCAACAGTTTACGCTTATTAAATTTCTCGTCTCTGTGCCCCGCGATGAGGTGGCCATCGGCCACTGGccactggtggtggtggccatCCGCCGGCGGCGTCATCAATTCACCAGCAATCCAACCAGCCAGCAATCGAACAATCCCTGGCTGGTGCAACCATATTGGGTTGCCTGGCCGGCAAATTGGCGTTTCGATTATCGCAACTTTGTTACAATATCTGTTGAAATTGAATCTCTCTAAAATGCCGTCTTAATGGATCGCCAAGTAtcagttgtttgtttgttgtgctTGCAAATATCATAACAATCATATTTTATCTACATATCAACAAATAAGCGTGGCTGAGTGAGTCAGATAAACTCGGTGTGtcgatttgaaaatatatcaatattcTTTACGCCGACAGgcgataaaaaaaacaaaaatgaacttTGCATTTTAAAGATGCGAAAACCAGTTGCGAATATTGAAAGGTAACATGCTAATGCGGAACCTTTTTTCCACATAATATTTGGCGTACAAAGTGATCGGTAATGGAATTTTCGAATAAGTGGCTTGCATTTATagtttttctaatttaaaaaCCCATTTTCCAAACGGCTCGTTGTTTcaacaaattgtattttaagtGAGCCACCACAAATGTCACGTTGCCCAAATTATATTtcgcaaatgaaaattaattgggCAAATTGCAACAATTTATGTTGGCTTCCTTGCCTCGAGGAAGTAAACTGAACTAAACTGAACTGAAGTCCAGTGCATTTGGGCTTCGATCTTTGGAGTGCTGACCACTTTTGAGCGCTTGTTGCTtcagtttccatttccacttctaTTTCTCTTGgtatttggctttttggcatttttcttGGCCGTAATCGGTTGCACATTGAGTGCAAATTAACTCGATTTCCATGGCGTGTTTGATGGTTTCTTTTGTCTAATTCCCTGGAACCAACGCCCTTTCTCCGGCTCATGCTGGTGAAACTAGGAAGAGAAAGggcaaagatacaaaaaaaaatagtaaaaaaaagggttaacaaaaaggaaaaatgaataaattcaaGTGAGAGGGCAACGAATAAAGCGTACGACAATCCGACGTCAGAGGCCACGACAAATCGAAGCTCGAGGGCATCGGATTGCGATGGTttcgaatcggaatcgaaatcatTATTGCTCTCTGGCTGGGAACGACGTTTATCTTGAACTAATCTTTCAATTGTGTGGCTTTTCTGGGTTATTTGTCCACTTTGGATTACTGCAGTTTCGCCAAAGACAAATAAGAACTTTGCCAGTGCGCGATTGTGGCTAAGATGGTAGAtggcaaatgtttgcatttATGTCACCCTTTGATACTTATTCGAAACTAATAAATTACAAAGTCGTCACAAAAGCACTCAAAATCTTGTGTGTTGACTTGTGTTCGACTAAACAAAGCAATTTGAGCGGGCcgccttaaaaaaaaaagaagaaaagtaAAAACGATTATGGAATACAATAATTAACTGTCAATCAATGCTGACAATGCATATAAAGAGGCCTTTTATACCTTACACATAAGacatatgtacttatgtatgtatgttacTGGCATGTGtcttttaaaaacatttaacttTTACAATTTCGACATACTTCGCCGTGTGCATTTGGCCACTATTTGCGCTCTATCCGCCAACCATCGGCCACATTATAAATCACTGAAAAAATATCTCATACGCCCCGATGCTACCTTTGATTGCTATTTATTGAGCCGAGAGCTCCACCCAGGAAATTTACATTTCGCACAACGTGTTGCTTTCCCATTCTGCTGAATTTGAACCACGCGGAGATGTCCGAACATTTAAATAAccatattatatttttattatttgtgtcATGCCCACTTTATAGCGAATAAACAGTCAACTgcgagaaagaaaaaaaaacaaacggtCAGCGACatattgtacatttttttcttgGCCTGCGCACAAAATTTGTCagcttctttttattattattattttttttattttttttttttatttatttttttttttttttgtacatatatgtactgAGCATCATGTGCGTGAAACgttaacgctaattaaaatgttttacgGATATATTCATCGGAGTACTATTCAAATTCTTGGGCATTCATATTCGAGATCTCGATGACTTGCTTATTGgtggcttttttttatttttcgaataatatttattttgcgacgaccattttggatttttattgATCTCTTTTGTGGCGTGATAAATTCGAAATTTATGTGCCTTATTGTAATGTTTGTGGACGCATCTGATTTGCCAGACTGTTCATCTGCGTCGATTTATTCGgcatgatttatttattgccttcAAACGGTTAGCActtcaaattttattattcccccgtttttttttttttatgagaTGCAAACACCGCAGGACGCATTTTGTCGCAGTGTAGCCAACGCATTTGCGTCGATTTTATGCATCGGTCCACTTGGTCACACATGCacatctatctatatatatgtacgagtatatcCGCCCGATCCAGCCGGACGGCATTTACTCGGATTGTCATTTACACTTGACGGCGGTCCGTTGCGTCTGTCGTCagttttgtgctttttgcagttcgctttttttctttttttgaccAGATAGCCCAGACTGCTGCTCATTTCTGCTGGTTTTTGTCCCgctcctttattttttgtggcaGATTTTGGGTTTGCCTTCCTTTTTTCTcacttttttttcatttttttttttttttttttgaccagTTCCAGTACTccccaactccaactccaactccagctccagctctcCGACTGGAACTTCTCCGGCACACACATCGGTTATGCATTGTTGGCGGCATCTGCATTCGAAATCGTTCAAATTTCCCGACCCCGGGACTCTTTTTCGCCGAGCTCTGCATAAATTGTGGCCGGTCTCTTGTACGGTTTTATGTCATTTTGGGAACTGTATTGGCATTACCATAACCTAAGCACATATCTCGAAACAAATCACGTTGTCAGTggttttttttgcttttgcctctTTGGTTACCCAGTCGTTACCCAGCTAGCTAGCTCTTTGTCGCTCCTCGCAAGCGGTAACGTATGTTCGGAATTGTATCAGCATTCTTCGACGGCATCCCCTTTCCTCTACGCCCCCCTCCCCATTCACATTGAGTAACTGGATTTTTTGTTACCTAGCCCATTCACAAGATCTTGAACTTGTTAATTacgttattttttttgttgagttTGCCACTCCTGGTACGCTTTAATTCATTTTCGGCACAACGGCCAATACCATCGAATTGATTACAGTCGCGTGTGCGCACAGAGTGTTTCGTCACTATTTCGATTGTTAAGGCCGGcgtaaacaaatgcaaaatgtatgCACAAAGATTAGGAAATCCTAATTAAAGCGCTCTTTTTTTATGTATCGCATTTTGGGCACTACGATTTGTTGAATCTCCCCCGCCTGCAGTTAATGAAACCACTCgattggaaaacaaaagcaaattatTTGCTCCAAATCGCCGCAGAAAACGAAGGTGCTTTTTGTGGCGCTCGGAATTTTTGCCACTCGAatgctccactccactccaatcCGTGCCGTACCGATACCGATCCGCCTTCGCCACCTGTGTGCAGATTGGGGATTTCGAGCCACCAGCCCTGCCCATAAATCATTAATAAACATCGCTGTGGCTTGTGGACTGGACTGGCGTTCGAAGCGAAAGATTTTCGACTTCGCCTTTTCAACGTTCAATGTTCAATGTCAGTTAATTAATTCATAATTTGGTCGGTCAGTTTTGGTCGCAAAGTGAATGGAttggaatcgaatcgaatgaaAAGGAAAGGTATGACGCCAGGAAGTGGGCTGgattacaattttattatctAATCAGTCAGCGAGTAAGTCAATGTTTATGTTTAGGCAAATTTTAAGTAGTAGATTTGCATGCAACTCTCGCTGGGCAATCTACATGACAAAATGCTGTACAAGTAAGGAAAACTTAATGGCACATGCAGGGGCTATAAAAGGAATGGTTGCTAAAAATAGATAATAGTATTTCAAAAGCATAATTTTAATGGGTTATTAATGGCTTTAAATGCCTTGATCTCCATACAACTAAAATAGTTATACGATTTATTTTCTACTCCACATTGTGTTGGCTAGAGAAAGTTTTGGGTCCAAACTTAAAAATCAGTGTGTAGAGAGTAGACTTTCAATAATTTagtaaatgcaataaattcactattgcatatatgtataagccCACAGATTTTTCCATTCAGAAAACTAAGGGCCGCAAATCACATTCAGCAGCCAAAATgacaatttaaatgccaacAATGATTTATTCCACGAatcgaatatttattttcgcacCCTCTCTTTTGCACTTCCAGATAAATCGCGACGATGGACTGCCGCAAGAAATCTGCCGGCAGTGCATGGCCCAGTTTTTGATGGTGGCCAAGTTCCGGCGGAAATGTGTACGGATGCAGCAGCGCCTGCAGGACTTTGCCCAGGAGATATCCGACCGCCAGACGGCCAGACAAGCGAAGCGTCAGCAAAAAGTCCAAAAGAAGACACACGATAGCTGGCTGCAGTTGGAGCCAACCAGCcacgaggagcagcagcccaTACGTAAGCGCCGCATGGTATCCGAATCGGACGGAGAttcgacagcagcagcagcagcagcaacagcaacaactccAGCCAAACAGGTGCGAACGGAGTTCGAGAGTTTGCCACCGCCCAAACCAAGTCCTCAGCAGCACCGAGTGCGCAAGTATCGAACCCTCTCCATTGGCTGTGAAATGGAGCGTCCCGCCGCGTCCATCAATGCCAGCAGCATGCCCTGGAAGACGAAGGCTGCCCGCAAACAACTTTCGGAGAGTCGGGCGTCCAGTTGCTCGACGGCGGTCATGTCGCCCAATCGCCAacgcagcagcaccagcagcagtgaACACATGAGCGACTTGTCCGTCGGTCCATGCTGTGGCTTCGAAAGCGACAGCAGTCCGTCCTCCACCTCCAACTCGGCGCGGAGATCGGTGATACTCGTTAAGCAGCAGTCGCCGGAGAAGACATCGCCCATGTATGATTTAATGCCGCGCAGGGGACGGCGGCCCAGGAAAGCGCCGATATACATGCCGGCCAAAAGACAGAGGCGATCGCTGGTTAGGAAGGAGCCGCTGAACCGAAAGGCGGCCGCGCAGCCAGTCAACGAAGAGAACAAAAAGTCTGATCAAAAGGATATATATCCGAAGGAACCAAGGATGGAAGGCCTTGCACCGTCCTGTGATGAGGCCATCGACAGCACTTCCGATGCGCCAAAGGAAGTAGCCTCTAATGTGGTCCAAAATAAGTGCGATGAAAtcagtttaaataatttgatgttgtgtaaaatgcaaaaggaCATCACATCAAATGGTTTGATAGACAGTCGCGACCAGTTagccatggaaatggagcCGGCTAACGAAATGATAGCGTCCAATGGTGTAGTGAAGGAACTACCCCAAGCTGAAATGCACGTCCTCAACGCCCAAAATTATGAGGAAACATCATCCGAAAAGCAAACATTAGAAGCCACCAGCGTTATAAAAGAATCGATTCAATCAGAACCAACTGCTGTTAGAACGGAAATCGAGTCAATTGGGAATGACATCAGGGCTGGTTCTGATCTAGTGCAGTCCGAGGAACTGACCTCATCCACAGAAACCAGCGAGTCGCAAAGGAAAGCTGTTGAGCAGTTGAAAACTATGGGACAGCAGGAATCTTGTGCGTTACTACAAACCATGAAGGATGAGGCATCTGTCCAGCAAACGGAAACTGCGGACGAATCAGACTCTGCTGACCAGAGGGAGATCATAGTGAGCATACCGCTGGAGGTTCTGGATGAGAATCTGCAGCGTCGCCTTTGCGTGGATCCGGAGACTGAGGCGGCCAATCGCCAGTCCGCTGATCCCAAGGAGTTCCCCCTGCGCCCCGATGACGTgaacaacaacgaaaacgaTGAAAATTTTTGCCAGAGTGCTACAGCAGATAGCTTCAATTCTGCTGTGGCACTCCGAACCAATAAAATTGAAGCAACACCGCCTGGGGGAACGGAATCAGATGACACGGACACGGAAGAGGTGCCGATAGTGCGATCTGGGCCAACGCCCATGGACTTCATGGCCGAGTTCGCCAAGCACTGTGCGAACGGAATTGAACAGCTCAAGGTCACTACACCGGCGCCATCACCGACTCCCTCGGATTTGGTGCCCCTCAACGATCTGGAGGCCAAGCAGAAGCTGGAGGTAGAGATGAACGACGTGGAGACCACACTCAATGGCATCCTCAATGAGATGCAGGACCAGCACATGTACACACCAAACTGTGCCCACATTGATGAGTTCCTCACTCCAGCCGATTATGCCACACTGACTGAGCAGGAGTCGCCCGTTTCGTCGCCACCAAATCCTTTCGAGCAGAGTTCTGTTGCCGAACCGAAGGACGAGAAGCCCAATGCCACTGAGGATCCCTTTGATAATAGCAACTTTACCAATGAACTGATTGGTTTCCAAAACGATATTCCCTGCTTCGAGAACATTGAGACACCGGAGCAGGGACAAAACTTGCATTTAGAACTGACCCAGTTCCTAAGGGATCTGCAGCCGGCACAATCCGATCCGCCGGCAGAGGAGCAGGTGGAAAAAGTCGAAATGCAGACACAGCCAAACACCGTCCAAATGGATGACCAATCAAACCTACCATTGCAAGCTGATACACAGCCTCAAAATGAGTCCGCAAATCATTCACCATTTGAATCTCCCATATCATCACCTCAAGTTCAGTCTCAGATCGAAATACAAATGGAACCTCAAATCGAGACTCAGATGCAACCTCAAATTGAGACTCAAATGCAACACGATGTGCTAAGCGTGCAATCTCCACAAAACCATCAGCCTCAAGTACAATCTCATGACCAATCTCAGATGCAACACCAAATCCCACCGCAAATTGAGCCTCAAATTCAAGTCCAAAACCAGGAGCAACATACTTTACAGCTCGTGCCGCAAGCACAGCAACAAGTGGTTCCACAAGTACAACTGCAGTCCCAGTTGGTGCCTCATGTCCAGTCGCAGGGCACGACGACGACAGTCACCTACGAGCAGATTTACCAGCAGCACATTGTCCAGCAGACGGTGCAGCAATCCTCCAACAAGATGCAGGTCATCTCGTTGCCCTCGGCTGGCACGGAAACAACACGACAGTGGCAGacgcagcagtcgcagcaacagcagcaagtcCAGTGGTCATCGGTGGGCGGACTTGAGGCCATCAAGAGTGCACCCGTCGAGAGTGTTGCACCCACGACCACAACGTACTACATCAGTGCGAGCGATCTTTATCCGCAGCAGACTGAAACATACACGATGCTTCAACCAGCATCCAATGAAAGCTACGTGATCGAGCAGGTGAatcaccaacagcaacatcgcCAGCAACAGATTCAGATgtcgcaacagcaacagcaacagcaacgccagcatcagcaacagcaagcgCAGCAggcgcaacagcaacagcagccgatTATGATACTGATccagcagccggagcagccAGTGGCCTCGGCCAGCAATCCGCAACAGGCACCGCTGCACATCTATAATGCTGCCACCAGCAACGATGTCCGTCAAATGCAGCACACGCAACGCCAACAGATACGGCAGCAGTATCACCACCAGCAGTATCAGCGGCTGCAACAGCCGCAACAAACTCGCGTCGTACAAAGCCATCCAGTATTGGGAATGCCGGGAGCCACTTCCATATCAACGAAAGTGACCCCCATTCCCGTCACAGCGGCCAGGGGTCGGGCGCTCACGCTGAAGTGCCGCTTCTGCCATAACGGGCCGCGATTCTCCAGCAGCCTGGAGTACAGCCGGCATATCATAGATCTGCATCCGGCGGTGGCGCCCTTCAATTGTCCGCACTGTCCGCAGGCCTTTGCCGGCAGAACGAAGCGATCGCAGCACATCCTCAGCCACCATGTGGTGCAGCAGTACCAGTGCGGTCAGTGCTCACAGGTGTTTCCCGCCCAGAAGGCACTGGACGTTCACATCCAGCGCATTCACATGACCCTGAAAACGGATCCATCGGGCACTGTGAAGGTGGAGGACGTTCAGCTGCAGATCACCAGCGAACGCAGGCCACGGGGTAGGCCGTATAAGCCAAGGCTACAGCTTCAACAGCATCAACTGCAGCCGCAGCAGAAGttgcaagtgcagcagcagcagcagcaaaaggcaCTTCAGCAACTACCCCAAGCAcaacaccaccaacagcaacagcaacagcaacctcAACTGCAACAAGAAGTGCTACAGCAGGTGCAGCAACTGCAAGTGCAACCGCAACAACAAGTGccgcagcaacaccagcaacagcagcaacatgtgtTGCAAGTGCAGCAACCACAGCAACAACCGTTAATGCAGCCACAGTCGCCGCATCCATCAAGTTAGTATTATAGATTTAAACTTTCACCAAAACAATCTCTTATTAAACCATAAATTCCACAACAGCAGTGGAAATGCAAGCAAGCCCAACAACGCCACGAAAGATTCTTTGCTGTCCCGATTGCGAAGACTGTGAGTAAATTGGAATAATGGCATTATCACTAAGCTGCATTTAACTCATTACTAAAACAAAGATCACCCCAAGCATTTTGTACGATCTAAATTGGTTCCGATCTAAAACTTGTCTTCATCCCGTTACAGGCACTTCCGGTCACAGCCATGCCAACGAACAGTTCGAGGAGCTGCAGACACTGCAGCCTCCGCCAACGGTGTTGACTCCGCCATCGACCATAGTCTCGGTACCATCGCCACAGCCCATGGTGTACTCGCAGCACATAACAATGCCGTCGCCGGAACAATCCGAGCCAGATTCCACGACCACGTTGCGACAGTATCGCAAGCGAGGCGTGATCGTTGGGCCACAGGGTCCGCTGCATTTGGCCACACCGGTGGCCTCGCCATCGCCCTCGTCGTCACCCTCCTCATCGACGGTGGATCACATACCGCCGGCATCTCCGGCTCCGCCCGCATCACCAGCTCCGCCTCCGTCGCCCGCCGTCGCGTCCACGGTGCAGGTGAGCGAGCTGCGGACGAGCCACCATTGTCTGTACTGCGAGGAGCGATTCACCAACGAAATTTCCCTGAAGAAGCACCATCAGTTGGCGCACGGAGCGCTGACAACAATGCCATTTGTGTGCACAATCTGCAAGCGAGGGTATCGCATGCGTACGGCGCTGCATCGGCACATGGAGTCGCACGATGTGGAGGGACGGCCGTACGAGTGCAACATTTGTCGCGTCCGGTTCCCGCGACCATCGCAACTGACGCTGCACAAGATCACGGTGCACCTGCTCTCCAAGCCGCACACCTGCGACGAGTGTGGCAAACAGTTTGGCACGGAGAGCGCCCTCAAGACGCACATTAAGTTCCACGGAGGTAAGTTTCGAGCACCACCAAAAAGGGTTTAGTTCGttgattttcttctttttttttttttttggttgcctAGCAGTTAACCTACCATGTACTAATCCCCATTCATTTAGTCTTAGTGCTGCTCTGTAGTAGCTTGAGTTATAAGCCTCTTACTAATCCTCCATCAATTGTTATCGTTGtattgttgctgtcgctgttgttgttgttggcggcAGTTCATACAAGCGTGGTAATATGTATGTGCTCCAAAGGTATGACAACCGTGAACGAATCGCTTTCGTCTCGAGAATACCAATATCGATTTATGGCATGGGCATATTCCTAATGCTTGGCATGAAAAACACACAGCTTATGTATTATGCTTTTAGCCTTAAGCCATCATAAACCGTTTATGAACTTGCGCATGCAGTTTTGTGAGTggatacaaaaaacaaaaaatataacaatataacaataatagtAAACAAGCCAGTTGGTAGTTTGAATGGCCGGTCGAACGGCttgcaaaaattgtataaacgCTAATTACCCGTTGATATGAACTCTGACAATTAAACGCTGATATCTGACGGCTCTAGCTCTGTAGTTTTAGCTCGGCTTGCCTAATTATTGACAATTAGCTGCCCTTTGTTATTAATCCGATGACCTGGACACTGGATCACTGATCACTGAACACACCGAACACTTATTTGTATTCAATTGGTAGATGTGGAGTGCGTTTCGTAACACGTGGGAATTTCTAAGAAAATGGTTGTTGAATATTCCAttgaatatacatttattagCTGTACATATACCTAtacctatgtatatatagattgCTTAACTTCTGCTTTAACCCTTTCTACTTCAATGGAATTTCCTCTGGCTGAAACTCTGGGTTTCGCCGCGCACTTTCAAcccaaaatattaaaaaaatctcTAACAATCAATGTTACATGTTGGTTGTTTCTTGGCGGTACAGTGAAATCTTTGGTTTaccattaaataaaaataaaattcgcTTGACATGAGTGTATTTATCGCTATCTATGTTGGCTCCCTTCAAGATCACACTGTGTGAATCCTAATTGCTCAACACAACAACCGAACCGAATATGTAGATaccgatacgatacgatacaGATAAAGATACAAAGGCCAACGAAATTGTCTTTTCCAGAGCTCGGTTACCAGTGCGACGGGTGCGATCGGAGGTTCGAGTATCTGAAAGAATTGCGCAAACATCGACGCACCCACAGCGAGATGttttacaaatgcaaattctgTCCAAGCTCCTTTATGCGTTTCACGAATTTTCGGGGTAAAGTCTCGCCGTTCATAAATGGTGTTGCCAACATTGTTAActcgaaatttaaaaatacattcatTACCAGAAGAgctttgttttccttccttatcgaattttgatatttttaccTTAGCAATCATCATGAATTtaaatcatcatcattatcatttaaAGGTGTCAATGCAGCTTAAGCTTAAGAACTATTGATAGTTTTCAAAAAGCCTCAACCAAgttattatttcaaattctATAATTGACTACTACTAGCTGTCTGAATGTTGTAATGTCCAATGTTCTTATCTACTTATGTAATTTAGATGTGTCTACATAGTTGGCAGCACTATTCCAAATGTATTTAAGTAATAGGTTCTTTTCTAGTTTGTCGTGAGAAACGAGAGTAAGGATAGGTAAATTACAAATGCCGGCTTTTTGCATGGCCTACGTTAAGATGCAACTCGATTTGAAGTTTATGAAGCTAGTTAAACGTGTAataactaatttattttttaaatttacattagCTCACATGAAAACCCATTTGCCGCTGGGCGTATTCCGCAACGAGGATGCCGCATCGAAGTCacccagcaacaacaatagccaCGCCAGCAGTGACAAGCTGGAGAAtccagccacgcccatcgAGGAGACACCTTTGACGCCGATGAGCAGCGGCGGACACGTGTACCACAGCCCAGATGAATACCCCAATTCGGTGGAGAGCTGTGCTGGCAACAGCGTGGCTCTGGAATCCTATGCCACAACGCCATAACCCAAGGGGCCGGATTATTATTTAGTGTACAACGCTATAGTTATAAGTAATCACAAGCAACCTAGCCTAATAATATCGGCGCCTTCCTATACTATTACCACACTCTGTGGGCAATAGCTTCCATTCATCCCATTGGAGAGCCAACCAATAAGTAACTCTTAACTCTAATtctaaacaaaatgaaaagaaaacaaaagaaccAGCAGACTGCATTGAATGCAATCCCATATTGCACTAAAAACGTAAAAACACTTAGCGACTAAGCCAAGGATACACTCCCTCAGACACAAATCTTAAGGCTACAAAATATTAGAACTAAGCTAGTTAGAATCTAATCTAGACATTCATGCAATGAAAACAACTGAAAGAAATACGCAAAGGTTAACTCTAGGCCTtagaca
Protein-coding sequences here:
- the LOC6729433 gene encoding uncharacterized protein LOC6729433 isoform X3, producing the protein MSANRRRRSASAASAIAAERATTAAAAAEAISTAPSKEQLSPAIAGGSASADEDLLEMPRICRCCCKRDLKLLGLFEASQPTLANTTVASASVASNKSSGTLAKTCATEAETETPQTLSANPVNPGTKATSSPSEAATTLSASTHPASASFSSTSSSSTSTSPMRRRTTNTTAPSAPPAPRGRSSDNAVDYTLSGAHSSMDIVLEEMTIWMLNINRDDGLPQEICRQCMAQFLMVAKFRRKCVRMQQRLQDFAQEISDRQTARQAKRQQKVQKKTHDSWLQLEPTSHEEQQPIRKRRMVSESDGDSTAAAAAATATTPAKQVRTEFESLPPPKPSPQQHRVRKYRTLSIGCEMERPAASINASSMPWKTKAARKQLSESRASSCSTAVMSPNRQRSSTSSSEHMSDLSVGPCCGFESDSSPSSTSNSARRSVILVKQQSPEKTSPMYDLMPRRGRRPRKAPIYMPAKRQRRSLVRKEPLNRKAAAQPVNEENKKSDQKDIYPKEPRMEGLAPSCDEAIDSTSDAPKEVASNVVQNKCDEISLNNLMLCKMQKDITSNGLIDSRDQLAMEMEPANEMIASNGVVKELPQAEMHVLNAQNYEETSSEKQTLEATSVIKESIQSEPTAVRTEIESIGNDIRAGSDLVQSEELTSSTETSESQRKAVEQLKTMGQQESCALLQTMKDEASVQQTETADESDSADQREIIVSIPLEVLDENLQRRLCVDPETEAANRQSADPKEFPLRPDDVNNNENDENFCQSATADSFNSAVALRTNKIEATPPGGTESDDTDTEEVPIVRSGPTPMDFMAEFAKHCANGIEQLKVTTPAPSPTPSDLVPLNDLEAKQKLEVEMNDVETTLNGILNEMQDQHMYTPNCAHIDEFLTPADYATLTEQESPVSSPPNPFEQSSVAEPKDEKPNATEDPFDNSNFTNELIGFQNDIPCFENIETPEQGQNLHLELTQFLRDLQPAQSDPPAEEQVEKVEMQTQPNTVQMDDQSNLPLQADTQPQNESANHSPFESPISSPQVQSQIEIQMEPQIETQMQPQIETQMQHDVLSVQSPQNHQPQVQSHDQSQMQHQIPPQIEPQIQVQNQEQHTLQLVPQAQQQVVPQVQLQSQLVPHVQSQGTTTTVTYEQIYQQHIVQQTVQQSSNKMQVISLPSAGTETTRQWQTQQSQQQQQVQWSSVGGLEAIKSAPVESVAPTTTTYYISASDLYPQQTETYTMLQPASNESYVIEQVNHQQQHRQQQIQMSQQQQQQQRQHQQQQAQQAQQQQQPIMILIQQPEQPVASASNPQQAPLHIYNAATSNDVRQMQHTQRQQIRQQYHHQQYQRLQQPQQTRVVQSHPVLGMPGATSISTKVTPIPVTAARGRALTLKCRFCHNGPRFSSSLEYSRHIIDLHPAVAPFNCPHCPQAFAGRTKRSQHILSHHVVQQYQCGQCSQVFPAQKALDVHIQRIHMTLKTDPSGTVKVEDVQLQITSERRPRGRPYKPRLQLQQHQLQPQQKLQVQQQQQQKALQQLPQAQHHQQQQQQQPQLQQEVLQQVQQLQVQPQQQVPQQHQQQQQHVLQVQQPQQQPLMQPQSPHPSTVEMQASPTTPRKILCCPDCEDCTSGHSHANEQFEELQTLQPPPTVLTPPSTIVSVPSPQPMVYSQHITMPSPEQSEPDSTTTLRQYRKRGVIVGPQGPLHLATPVASPSPSSSPSSSTVDHIPPASPAPPASPAPPPSPAVASTVQVSELRTSHHCLYCEERFTNEISLKKHHQLAHGALTTMPFVCTICKRGYRMRTALHRHMESHDVEGRPYECNICRVRFPRPSQLTLHKITVHLLSKPHTCDECGKQFGTESALKTHIKFHGAHMKTHLPLGVFRNEDAASKSPSNNNSHASSDKLENPATPIEETPLTPMSSGGHVYHSPDEYPNSVESCAGNSVALESYATTP